The following nucleotide sequence is from Pseudomonadota bacterium.
TCGATGCTCGTCGTGTTCAGGTCGACCAGCTTCATCTCGGCGATCTTCCTGATCTGGGCGCCCGTTACCGTGCCGGCCTTCTCCTTGTTCGGCGTGCCGGATCCCTTCTCCAGCTTCGCCTCCTTCAGCAGAAGGCGCGCGACCGGCGGCGTCTTGGTGATGAACGTGAAGCTCCTGTCGGCGAAGACCGTGATCACCACCGGGATGATCATGCCCTCCGCCGC
It contains:
- the rplK gene encoding 50S ribosomal protein L11 — translated: MKKIIGQIKLQVPAGKANPSPPIGPALGQHGVNIMEFCKTFNAKTQAQAAEGMIIPVVITVFADRSFTFITKTPPVARLLLKEAKLEKGSGTPNKEKAGTVTGAQIRKIAEMKLVDLNTTSIDSAIKTVSGTARSMGIEVVD